In Carnobacterium sp. CP1, the following are encoded in one genomic region:
- a CDS encoding SDR family oxidoreductase, with the protein MKVLVVGANGQIGEKVVDLLQESQEHAVRALVRKQEQADNFSAKGIDTYLGDLEGSVDSLAAAMEGIDAVVFSAGSGGATGYDKTILIDLDGAVKTMEAAEQAGVSRFVMVSSILSNTREKWAEGMKPYYAVKRYADQILKQMDLTYTIIRPGALKNEAGTGKVNLAEHVTPGSIPREDVAKVVVASLDNKKAENQEFDLVSGETPIEKAFTQL; encoded by the coding sequence ATGAAAGTACTAGTCGTTGGAGCAAATGGACAGATTGGGGAAAAAGTGGTCGATTTACTGCAGGAAAGCCAAGAACATGCCGTACGGGCTTTGGTTCGTAAACAAGAACAAGCAGATAACTTTTCTGCTAAAGGAATCGACACTTATTTAGGAGACTTAGAAGGATCCGTTGATTCCCTTGCAGCAGCTATGGAAGGAATCGATGCCGTAGTTTTCTCCGCTGGGTCAGGCGGAGCAACAGGTTACGATAAAACCATCCTGATTGACTTAGATGGAGCCGTTAAAACAATGGAGGCTGCTGAACAAGCAGGCGTCAGCCGTTTTGTGATGGTCAGTTCCATTCTTTCAAATACGAGAGAAAAATGGGCTGAAGGGATGAAACCATATTATGCAGTGAAACGGTATGCAGACCAAATCTTAAAACAAATGGACTTAACGTACACGATCATTCGCCCTGGAGCGTTGAAAAACGAAGCAGGAACTGGCAAAGTCAATCTAGCTGAACACGTCACACCAGGTTCGATCCCACGAGAAGATGTAGCAAAAGTAGTGGTTGCCAGTCTGGATAATAAAAAAGCAGAAAATCAAGAGTTTGATCTGGTTTCCGGCGAAACGCCTATCGAGAAAGCCTTCACGCAACTTTAA